Proteins encoded by one window of Vitis vinifera cultivar Pinot Noir 40024 chromosome 10, ASM3070453v1:
- the LOC104878407 gene encoding uncharacterized protein LOC104878407, with translation MGCCVSTSTPLKQQQKQKQQHQHWPSDYSRGCEGKATPPPLMEEEAVKEVLSETPAPKPPPTEVEEENTTPPSPKLALKKVEEEEKIQEKVPVSTVEEISEISEICSMSESVSTTTITERRDDDERSRDECEVRQRVLRSPARFLSNHRPPSGDLGGKREWGVGKSPARRSEPSPGKVRSVSARDGSQPTVRQIDRRRRDSSENGARRSRSPATRSDNGASRSGIGRSPSARKTGQSPSRVPAAAAPGSSRNVEQTEKEGKWPPPPATNESLENPLVSLECFIFL, from the coding sequence ATGGGTTGTTGTGTTAGCACCTCCACCCCTCTAAAACAGCAACAGAAACAGAAACAGCAGCATCAGCATTGGCCTTCGGATTATAGCAGAGGATGTGAGGGCAAAGCTACTCCGCCTCCTTTGATGGAGGAGGAGGCTGTCAAGGAAGTGCTCTCCGAAACTCCCGCACCCAAACCCCCTCCTACCGAAGTAGAAGAAGAGAATACTACCCCTCCCTCTCCCAAACTGGCGTTGAAGAAGGTTGAAGAAGAGGAGAAGATCCAAGAGAAAGTTCCAGTTAGTACTGTAGAAGAGATTTCTGAAATTTCTGAGATTTGTAGCATGAGCGAGAGTGTTTCCACGACCACCATTACCGAGAGGAGAGACGACGATGAGCGGAGCCGGGACGAGTGTGAGGTGCGGCAGAGGGTGTTGAGGTCTCCGGCCAGGTTCCTGAGCAACCATCGCCCTCCTTCTGGGGATTTAGGAGGGAAGAGAGAGTGGGGGGTGGGAAAGTCACCGGCCAGGAGGTCCGAACCGTCGCCTGGCAAAGTGAGGTCAGTTTCCGCCAGAGACGGGAGTCAGCCTACGGTGAGGCAAATCGATAGGCGCCGGCGGGACTCTAGCGAGAATGGCGCACGGAGGTCCAGGTCCCCTGCTACGCGTTCCGATAATGGAGCTTCTAGATCCGGCATCGGACGGAGCCCATCAGCAAGGAAGACAGGGCAATCCCCTAGCCGTGTTCCGGCGGCGGCGGCGCCCGGAAGTAGCAGAAATGTAGAGCAGACGGAGAAGGAAGGGAAGTGGCCGCCGCCGCCGGCGACGAACGAGTCACTGGAAAATCCTCTGGTGTCGTTAGAATGTTTCATCTTTCTGTAG